In Cinclus cinclus chromosome 13, bCinCin1.1, whole genome shotgun sequence, a genomic segment contains:
- the CSK gene encoding tyrosine-protein kinase CSK isoform X1, with protein sequence MSGMQAVWPSGTECIAKYNFHGTAEQDLPFSKGDVLTIVAVTKDPNWYKAKNKVGREGIIPANYVQKREGVKAGIKLSLMPWFHGKITREQAERLLYPPETGLFLVRESTNYPGDYTLCVSCEGKVEHYRIIYSSSKLSIDEEVYFENLMQLVEHYTTDADGLCTRLIKPKLMEGTVAAQDEFSRSGWALNMKDLKLLQIIGKGEFGGEPAVPSPWWPWLGGDPLYSPHPRVLVGLQEAGMLPSASCVRLSWPADVMLGDYRGNKVAVKCIKNDATAQAFLAEASVMTQLRHSNLVQLLGVIVEEKSGLYIVTEYMAKGSLVDYLRSRGRSVLGADCLLKFSLDVCEAMEYLEANNFVHRDLAARNVLVSEDNIAKVSDFGLTKEASSTQDTGKLPVKWTAPEALREKKFSTKSDVWSFGILLWEIYSFGRVPYPRIPLKDVVPRVEKGYKMDAPDGCPAVVYEVMKKCWTLDPGHRPSFHQLREQLVHIKEKELYL encoded by the exons ATGTCAGGGATGCAG gcCGTGTGGCCGTCTGGTACAGAATGTATCGCCAAGTACAACTTCCACGGTACCGCCGAGCAGGACCTGCCCTTCAGCAAAGGAGACGTCCTCACCATTGTCGCTGTCACCAAG gATCCCAACTGGTACAAGGCGAAGAACAAGGTGGGCAGGGAGGGCATCATTCCCGCTAACTACGTCCAGAAGCGGGAAGGGGTCAAAGCTGGCATCAAGCTCAGCCTCATGCC GTGGTTCCACGGGAAGATCACGCGGGAGCAGGCGGAGAGGCTGCTGTACCCCCCCGAGACGGGGCTGTTCCTGGTGCGGGAGAGCACCAACTACCCCGGGGACTACACGCTGTGCGTCAGCTGCGAGGGCAAGGTGGAGCACTACCGCATCATCTACTCCTCCAGCAAGCTCAGCATCGACGAGGAAGTCTACTTCGAGAACCTCATGCAGCTGGTGGAG CATTACACCACGGACGCGGACGGGCTCTGCACCCGCCTCATCAAACCCAAGCTGATGGAGGGCACGGTGGCAGCGCAGGACGAGTTCTCCCGCA GCGGCTGGGCCCTCAACATGAAGGACCTCAAGCTGCTACAGATCATTGGCAAAGGAGAATTTGGAGGTGAGcccgctgtccccagcccgTGGTGGCCCTGGTTGGGGGGGGATCCTCTGTATAGCCCCCACCCCAGGGTGCtggtggggctgcaggaggctgggATGCTTCCCAGTGCCTCCTGTGTCCGTCTCTCTTGGCCTGCAGACGTGATGCTGGGGGATTACCGGGGGAACAAAGTCGCCGTGAAGTGCATTAAAAACGACGCCACAGCGCAGGCCTTCCTGGCAGAGGCGTCCGTCATGAC GCAGCTCCGACACAGCAACctggtgcagctcctgggggTGATTGTGGAGGAGAAGAGTGGCCTTTACATCGTCACCGAGTACATGGCCAAG gGCAGCCTAGTAGACTACCTGAGGTCGCGTGGGCGGTCGGTGCTCGGGGCAGACTGTCTGCTCAAATTCTCCTT AGATGTCTGTGAAGCCATGGAGTACCTGGAAGCCAACAACTTCGTGCACCGGGACCTGGCGGCGAGGAACGTGCTGGTCTCGGAGGACAACATCGCCAAGGTCAGCGATTTTGGGCTCACCAAGGAAGCCTCCTCCACACAGGACACAGGCAAGCTGCCCGTCAAGTGGACGGCACCAGAAGCACTTAGAGAAAAG aaaTTCTCCACCAAGTCGGACGTGTGGAGCTTTGGGATCCTCCTCTGGGAAATCTACTCCTTCGGGCGAGTGCCTTATCCGAGAATT CCCCTGAAGGACGTGGTGCCCCGCGTGGAGAAGGGCTATAAGATGGACGCTCCGGACGGTTGTCCGGCCGTCGTCTACGAGGTGATGAAGAAGTGCTGGACCCTGGACCCCGGCCACCGGCCATCTTTCCACCAGCTCCGTGAACAGCTAGTGCATATCAAAGAGAAGGAGCTCTACCTGTGA
- the CSK gene encoding tyrosine-protein kinase CSK isoform X2, giving the protein MSLPAPGQAVWPSGTECIAKYNFHGTAEQDLPFSKGDVLTIVAVTKDPNWYKAKNKVGREGIIPANYVQKREGVKAGIKLSLMPWFHGKITREQAERLLYPPETGLFLVRESTNYPGDYTLCVSCEGKVEHYRIIYSSSKLSIDEEVYFENLMQLVEHYTTDADGLCTRLIKPKLMEGTVAAQDEFSRSGWALNMKDLKLLQIIGKGEFGDVMLGDYRGNKVAVKCIKNDATAQAFLAEASVMTQLRHSNLVQLLGVIVEEKSGLYIVTEYMAKGSLVDYLRSRGRSVLGADCLLKFSLDVCEAMEYLEANNFVHRDLAARNVLVSEDNIAKVSDFGLTKEASSTQDTGKLPVKWTAPEALREKKFSTKSDVWSFGILLWEIYSFGRVPYPRIPLKDVVPRVEKGYKMDAPDGCPAVVYEVMKKCWTLDPGHRPSFHQLREQLVHIKEKELYL; this is encoded by the exons ATGtcactccctgctcctggccaggcCGTGTGGCCGTCTGGTACAGAATGTATCGCCAAGTACAACTTCCACGGTACCGCCGAGCAGGACCTGCCCTTCAGCAAAGGAGACGTCCTCACCATTGTCGCTGTCACCAAG gATCCCAACTGGTACAAGGCGAAGAACAAGGTGGGCAGGGAGGGCATCATTCCCGCTAACTACGTCCAGAAGCGGGAAGGGGTCAAAGCTGGCATCAAGCTCAGCCTCATGCC GTGGTTCCACGGGAAGATCACGCGGGAGCAGGCGGAGAGGCTGCTGTACCCCCCCGAGACGGGGCTGTTCCTGGTGCGGGAGAGCACCAACTACCCCGGGGACTACACGCTGTGCGTCAGCTGCGAGGGCAAGGTGGAGCACTACCGCATCATCTACTCCTCCAGCAAGCTCAGCATCGACGAGGAAGTCTACTTCGAGAACCTCATGCAGCTGGTGGAG CATTACACCACGGACGCGGACGGGCTCTGCACCCGCCTCATCAAACCCAAGCTGATGGAGGGCACGGTGGCAGCGCAGGACGAGTTCTCCCGCA GCGGCTGGGCCCTCAACATGAAGGACCTCAAGCTGCTACAGATCATTGGCAAAGGAGAATTTGGAG ACGTGATGCTGGGGGATTACCGGGGGAACAAAGTCGCCGTGAAGTGCATTAAAAACGACGCCACAGCGCAGGCCTTCCTGGCAGAGGCGTCCGTCATGAC GCAGCTCCGACACAGCAACctggtgcagctcctgggggTGATTGTGGAGGAGAAGAGTGGCCTTTACATCGTCACCGAGTACATGGCCAAG gGCAGCCTAGTAGACTACCTGAGGTCGCGTGGGCGGTCGGTGCTCGGGGCAGACTGTCTGCTCAAATTCTCCTT AGATGTCTGTGAAGCCATGGAGTACCTGGAAGCCAACAACTTCGTGCACCGGGACCTGGCGGCGAGGAACGTGCTGGTCTCGGAGGACAACATCGCCAAGGTCAGCGATTTTGGGCTCACCAAGGAAGCCTCCTCCACACAGGACACAGGCAAGCTGCCCGTCAAGTGGACGGCACCAGAAGCACTTAGAGAAAAG aaaTTCTCCACCAAGTCGGACGTGTGGAGCTTTGGGATCCTCCTCTGGGAAATCTACTCCTTCGGGCGAGTGCCTTATCCGAGAATT CCCCTGAAGGACGTGGTGCCCCGCGTGGAGAAGGGCTATAAGATGGACGCTCCGGACGGTTGTCCGGCCGTCGTCTACGAGGTGATGAAGAAGTGCTGGACCCTGGACCCCGGCCACCGGCCATCTTTCCACCAGCTCCGTGAACAGCTAGTGCATATCAAAGAGAAGGAGCTCTACCTGTGA
- the CSK gene encoding tyrosine-protein kinase CSK isoform X5 — protein sequence MSGMQAVWPSGTECIAKYNFHGTAEQDLPFSKGDVLTIVAVTKDPNWYKAKNKVGREGIIPANYVQKREGVKAGIKLSLMPWFHGKITREQAERLLYPPETGLFLVRESTNYPGDYTLCVSCEGKVEHYRIIYSSSKLSIDEEVYFENLMQLVEHYTTDADGLCTRLIKPKLMEGTVAAQDEFSRSGWALNMKDLKLLQIIGKGEFGDVMLGDYRGNKVAVKCIKNDATAQAFLAEASVMTQLRHSNLVQLLGVIVEEKSGLYIVTEYMAKGSLVDYLRSRGRSVLGADCLLKFSLDVCEAMEYLEANNFVHRDLAARNVLVSEDNIAKDTGKLPVKWTAPEALREKKFSTKSDVWSFGILLWEIYSFGRVPYPRIPLKDVVPRVEKGYKMDAPDGCPAVVYEVMKKCWTLDPGHRPSFHQLREQLVHIKEKELYL from the exons ATGTCAGGGATGCAG gcCGTGTGGCCGTCTGGTACAGAATGTATCGCCAAGTACAACTTCCACGGTACCGCCGAGCAGGACCTGCCCTTCAGCAAAGGAGACGTCCTCACCATTGTCGCTGTCACCAAG gATCCCAACTGGTACAAGGCGAAGAACAAGGTGGGCAGGGAGGGCATCATTCCCGCTAACTACGTCCAGAAGCGGGAAGGGGTCAAAGCTGGCATCAAGCTCAGCCTCATGCC GTGGTTCCACGGGAAGATCACGCGGGAGCAGGCGGAGAGGCTGCTGTACCCCCCCGAGACGGGGCTGTTCCTGGTGCGGGAGAGCACCAACTACCCCGGGGACTACACGCTGTGCGTCAGCTGCGAGGGCAAGGTGGAGCACTACCGCATCATCTACTCCTCCAGCAAGCTCAGCATCGACGAGGAAGTCTACTTCGAGAACCTCATGCAGCTGGTGGAG CATTACACCACGGACGCGGACGGGCTCTGCACCCGCCTCATCAAACCCAAGCTGATGGAGGGCACGGTGGCAGCGCAGGACGAGTTCTCCCGCA GCGGCTGGGCCCTCAACATGAAGGACCTCAAGCTGCTACAGATCATTGGCAAAGGAGAATTTGGAG ACGTGATGCTGGGGGATTACCGGGGGAACAAAGTCGCCGTGAAGTGCATTAAAAACGACGCCACAGCGCAGGCCTTCCTGGCAGAGGCGTCCGTCATGAC GCAGCTCCGACACAGCAACctggtgcagctcctgggggTGATTGTGGAGGAGAAGAGTGGCCTTTACATCGTCACCGAGTACATGGCCAAG gGCAGCCTAGTAGACTACCTGAGGTCGCGTGGGCGGTCGGTGCTCGGGGCAGACTGTCTGCTCAAATTCTCCTT AGATGTCTGTGAAGCCATGGAGTACCTGGAAGCCAACAACTTCGTGCACCGGGACCTGGCGGCGAGGAACGTGCTGGTCTCGGAGGACAACATCGCCAAG GACACAGGCAAGCTGCCCGTCAAGTGGACGGCACCAGAAGCACTTAGAGAAAAG aaaTTCTCCACCAAGTCGGACGTGTGGAGCTTTGGGATCCTCCTCTGGGAAATCTACTCCTTCGGGCGAGTGCCTTATCCGAGAATT CCCCTGAAGGACGTGGTGCCCCGCGTGGAGAAGGGCTATAAGATGGACGCTCCGGACGGTTGTCCGGCCGTCGTCTACGAGGTGATGAAGAAGTGCTGGACCCTGGACCCCGGCCACCGGCCATCTTTCCACCAGCTCCGTGAACAGCTAGTGCATATCAAAGAGAAGGAGCTCTACCTGTGA
- the CSK gene encoding tyrosine-protein kinase CSK isoform X3, whose protein sequence is MSGMQAVWPSGTECIAKYNFHGTAEQDLPFSKGDVLTIVAVTKDPNWYKAKNKVGREGIIPANYVQKREGVKAGIKLSLMPWFHGKITREQAERLLYPPETGLFLVRESTNYPGDYTLCVSCEGKVEHYRIIYSSSKLSIDEEVYFENLMQLVEHYTTDADGLCTRLIKPKLMEGTVAAQDEFSRSGWALNMKDLKLLQIIGKGEFGDVMLGDYRGNKVAVKCIKNDATAQAFLAEASVMTQLRHSNLVQLLGVIVEEKSGLYIVTEYMAKGSLVDYLRSRGRSVLGADCLLKFSLDVCEAMEYLEANNFVHRDLAARNVLVSEDNIAKVSDFGLTKEASSTQDTGKLPVKWTAPEALREKKFSTKSDVWSFGILLWEIYSFGRVPYPRIPLKDVVPRVEKGYKMDAPDGCPAVVYEVMKKCWTLDPGHRPSFHQLREQLVHIKEKELYL, encoded by the exons ATGTCAGGGATGCAG gcCGTGTGGCCGTCTGGTACAGAATGTATCGCCAAGTACAACTTCCACGGTACCGCCGAGCAGGACCTGCCCTTCAGCAAAGGAGACGTCCTCACCATTGTCGCTGTCACCAAG gATCCCAACTGGTACAAGGCGAAGAACAAGGTGGGCAGGGAGGGCATCATTCCCGCTAACTACGTCCAGAAGCGGGAAGGGGTCAAAGCTGGCATCAAGCTCAGCCTCATGCC GTGGTTCCACGGGAAGATCACGCGGGAGCAGGCGGAGAGGCTGCTGTACCCCCCCGAGACGGGGCTGTTCCTGGTGCGGGAGAGCACCAACTACCCCGGGGACTACACGCTGTGCGTCAGCTGCGAGGGCAAGGTGGAGCACTACCGCATCATCTACTCCTCCAGCAAGCTCAGCATCGACGAGGAAGTCTACTTCGAGAACCTCATGCAGCTGGTGGAG CATTACACCACGGACGCGGACGGGCTCTGCACCCGCCTCATCAAACCCAAGCTGATGGAGGGCACGGTGGCAGCGCAGGACGAGTTCTCCCGCA GCGGCTGGGCCCTCAACATGAAGGACCTCAAGCTGCTACAGATCATTGGCAAAGGAGAATTTGGAG ACGTGATGCTGGGGGATTACCGGGGGAACAAAGTCGCCGTGAAGTGCATTAAAAACGACGCCACAGCGCAGGCCTTCCTGGCAGAGGCGTCCGTCATGAC GCAGCTCCGACACAGCAACctggtgcagctcctgggggTGATTGTGGAGGAGAAGAGTGGCCTTTACATCGTCACCGAGTACATGGCCAAG gGCAGCCTAGTAGACTACCTGAGGTCGCGTGGGCGGTCGGTGCTCGGGGCAGACTGTCTGCTCAAATTCTCCTT AGATGTCTGTGAAGCCATGGAGTACCTGGAAGCCAACAACTTCGTGCACCGGGACCTGGCGGCGAGGAACGTGCTGGTCTCGGAGGACAACATCGCCAAGGTCAGCGATTTTGGGCTCACCAAGGAAGCCTCCTCCACACAGGACACAGGCAAGCTGCCCGTCAAGTGGACGGCACCAGAAGCACTTAGAGAAAAG aaaTTCTCCACCAAGTCGGACGTGTGGAGCTTTGGGATCCTCCTCTGGGAAATCTACTCCTTCGGGCGAGTGCCTTATCCGAGAATT CCCCTGAAGGACGTGGTGCCCCGCGTGGAGAAGGGCTATAAGATGGACGCTCCGGACGGTTGTCCGGCCGTCGTCTACGAGGTGATGAAGAAGTGCTGGACCCTGGACCCCGGCCACCGGCCATCTTTCCACCAGCTCCGTGAACAGCTAGTGCATATCAAAGAGAAGGAGCTCTACCTGTGA
- the CSK gene encoding tyrosine-protein kinase CSK isoform X4 has protein sequence MSGMQAVWPSGTECIAKYNFHGTAEQDLPFSKGDVLTIVAVTKDPNWYKAKNKVGREGIIPANYVQKREGVKAGIKLSLMPWFHGKITREQAERLLYPPETGLFLVRESTNYPGDYTLCVSCEGKVEHYRIIYSSSKLSIDEEVYFENLMQLVEHYTTDADGLCTRLIKPKLMEGTVAAQDEFSRGWALNMKDLKLLQIIGKGEFGDVMLGDYRGNKVAVKCIKNDATAQAFLAEASVMTQLRHSNLVQLLGVIVEEKSGLYIVTEYMAKGSLVDYLRSRGRSVLGADCLLKFSLDVCEAMEYLEANNFVHRDLAARNVLVSEDNIAKVSDFGLTKEASSTQDTGKLPVKWTAPEALREKKFSTKSDVWSFGILLWEIYSFGRVPYPRIPLKDVVPRVEKGYKMDAPDGCPAVVYEVMKKCWTLDPGHRPSFHQLREQLVHIKEKELYL, from the exons ATGTCAGGGATGCAG gcCGTGTGGCCGTCTGGTACAGAATGTATCGCCAAGTACAACTTCCACGGTACCGCCGAGCAGGACCTGCCCTTCAGCAAAGGAGACGTCCTCACCATTGTCGCTGTCACCAAG gATCCCAACTGGTACAAGGCGAAGAACAAGGTGGGCAGGGAGGGCATCATTCCCGCTAACTACGTCCAGAAGCGGGAAGGGGTCAAAGCTGGCATCAAGCTCAGCCTCATGCC GTGGTTCCACGGGAAGATCACGCGGGAGCAGGCGGAGAGGCTGCTGTACCCCCCCGAGACGGGGCTGTTCCTGGTGCGGGAGAGCACCAACTACCCCGGGGACTACACGCTGTGCGTCAGCTGCGAGGGCAAGGTGGAGCACTACCGCATCATCTACTCCTCCAGCAAGCTCAGCATCGACGAGGAAGTCTACTTCGAGAACCTCATGCAGCTGGTGGAG CATTACACCACGGACGCGGACGGGCTCTGCACCCGCCTCATCAAACCCAAGCTGATGGAGGGCACGGTGGCAGCGCAGGACGAGTTCTCCC GCGGCTGGGCCCTCAACATGAAGGACCTCAAGCTGCTACAGATCATTGGCAAAGGAGAATTTGGAG ACGTGATGCTGGGGGATTACCGGGGGAACAAAGTCGCCGTGAAGTGCATTAAAAACGACGCCACAGCGCAGGCCTTCCTGGCAGAGGCGTCCGTCATGAC GCAGCTCCGACACAGCAACctggtgcagctcctgggggTGATTGTGGAGGAGAAGAGTGGCCTTTACATCGTCACCGAGTACATGGCCAAG gGCAGCCTAGTAGACTACCTGAGGTCGCGTGGGCGGTCGGTGCTCGGGGCAGACTGTCTGCTCAAATTCTCCTT AGATGTCTGTGAAGCCATGGAGTACCTGGAAGCCAACAACTTCGTGCACCGGGACCTGGCGGCGAGGAACGTGCTGGTCTCGGAGGACAACATCGCCAAGGTCAGCGATTTTGGGCTCACCAAGGAAGCCTCCTCCACACAGGACACAGGCAAGCTGCCCGTCAAGTGGACGGCACCAGAAGCACTTAGAGAAAAG aaaTTCTCCACCAAGTCGGACGTGTGGAGCTTTGGGATCCTCCTCTGGGAAATCTACTCCTTCGGGCGAGTGCCTTATCCGAGAATT CCCCTGAAGGACGTGGTGCCCCGCGTGGAGAAGGGCTATAAGATGGACGCTCCGGACGGTTGTCCGGCCGTCGTCTACGAGGTGATGAAGAAGTGCTGGACCCTGGACCCCGGCCACCGGCCATCTTTCCACCAGCTCCGTGAACAGCTAGTGCATATCAAAGAGAAGGAGCTCTACCTGTGA